AGGCTCGTGTACGCTCCGCGGGGAGCGGCCATGGCCACGGTCACCTGGGACGCCCGCTCGTGGCTTGATCGTCTGCCGACGCTTGATGCCTTTGTCTGCCTGCTGGATGCCCGGCGCTGGTTCACCGAATCCGAGGACAGGAGCCTGCTCGCGATTATCCGGGAGAGCCAGGACCGCCAGGCCGACGTGACCGACCAGCTGGGTGAGCAGGTCGGCCAGGCGGTTGAACTGTTCGTCAGGGCTCTCGACGTCGCCGACAGGGAAACAGGGGGACGATTGCTTGATGGAATACCAGAGGCCACCGTTTTCGAGGCTTCCCTTACCCTGATGATGCGCCTTGTCTTCCTCCTGTATGCGGAGGAGAACCGTCTCCTGCCCCACGGCAACCCCTTCTATGACCAGTCGTACGGTGTGGTGCACCTCTGGAAGGAACTGTCCGCCCAGCGTCGGATCGACCGGGAAGGGATGCGGCAGCGTTTCGATGCCTGGGACAGGTTGCTGGCCTTGTTCCGGATAATCCATGCCGGCTGCGACGATCCCGACCTCAATCTTCGCGCCTATGGCGGCCATCTGTTCGACCCCGACGCCTTCCCGTTTCTCGAAGGAAGACGCCCGGGAAGCACCTGGCAGGATGGGGACATACTGGAACCTCCCAGGATCACCAACGAGACGGTCTGGCAACTGCTGAAGGCACTGCGAATCGCGCGGGTCGGAGGGCGGCGGGGCATCCCGCAACGGGTCTCGTACAGGACCCTCGACGTGGAACAGATCGGGCATGTCTACGAAGGCCTGATCGAATCCACGGTTGTGAGGGCGGGCCAGGAACCGGAATGGTTCTGGCAAGGCAGGGAGGAACTCCGGGAACGTGACGACGGCTGGCGCGTGGTCTTCGATGCCCCGGGCCAGCCAATACGACCGCTTGTCGAGATTGATGACCTGGAGGGTGACGCCCTCATTGCTTGGCTGAAAGGGGTAACCGGAAAGACGCCGGCTGCAATCCGCCGGGCACTGGCAAACCAGCGGCCGCCTGACGAGACCGACAGTCCTCCGCCTGAGGTCGACGACGAGGAAGATTCCGGGGACGAGCCTGTCCCGGAAAGGGTCCGGAAGGTAGCGCCTTTTCTTGCACGGCCAGGGATCATCGAACCCGGCTCCCTCTATGTCATCGGCCAGGGAGGATTCCGGAAACGGCAAGGGACGTACTACACGCCAGCGTGGGTCACACGCTTCATCATAGAGCGGACGCTGGAACCCCTCGTGCATGACGGCGATGGGGAAGCGCGCCGTGTGCGGAAACCCGAGGAGATTCTCGCCCTCAATGTGTGTGATCCGGCCATGGGATCAGGCGCGTTCCTGGTCCAGGCATGTCGCTACCTTGCCGAGAAACTGGTCGAGAGCTGGGAGCTGATCGAATCCGGCAAGCCTGATGTACGCCTCACCGTGACAGGCGAGGTCTCCAGAGGGCATCCCGAGGAACAGCTGGTCCCGGAGGACAGGGATGACCGGATGGCTCTCGCACTGCGACTGGTCGTCAACAGGTGCATCTACGGCGTGGACATCAACCCGCTTGCGGTGGAGCTCGCGAAGGTCAGTCTCTGGCTGGCGACACTCTCGAAGAACGAACCGTTCACGTTCCTGGACCACCGCCTCAAGTGCGGGAATTCCCTCATCGGTACCGGTCGGCTGGAACATGAGAGATATCCCGCAGGCAATATCGACGCCCCCGCGAGGGACCAGTGGTCATGCTGGAAGCGGGACAATGCCCCGAGGGATGCCAGGAAGGCGCTCAATGCTCTCCACAGGTTCATCATCAAGGAGGCAAGGGAGAAGAAGGCCGGGGTCCGGCCCCTTCCGTTCGGCGAGCCGCCACACATGGAGACGGTCACCGCCCACGCCTCCCGGATCCTCGACGAGATCGAAAGGATGCCGGTCCGCGACCAGGATGCGAAGGAGGAGCGGTACCGGGCCCTGGAACGCGATGCCGGCTTCCAGGGGCTGCGCAGAATGTTCGACGGCTGGTGCGCCCTCTGGTTCTGGCCCGTGGACGGCAACACCACCGTCGTGGATGTACCCACCCCGCACGACTGGGAAGTGTACCGCTGGTGCATGTTCCAGGACGAGAAGGCGCTTCTGGACGAGAAGCATCGCCGTTGGCGGAACACGGCGACCGCGGTCTCCATAGCGGAGAGATTCTTCCACTGGGAGCTCGAGTTCCCCGACGTCTTCACCGGGGAATGTGGTGGATTCGATGCCGTGTTCGGCAATCCGCCCTACGTGCGGATGGAGTTTCTCAAGCCGTACAAGCACTACCTCAAGACGCATTACCGCTGCCACACGGACAGGGCCGATCTCTTCATCTACTTCTACGAACGGGCGATCGGCACGCTGCTGCGCGAAGGCGGAATCATGGGATTCATCTCGTCGAACACATGGCTCAAGACCGGATCCGGGAAAGCCTTGCGCGAGTACCTCCAGGAAAAGGCCGCTGGCCGGGAGTTCCTCGATTTCGGCGACCTGCAGGTCTTCAGGGGAGTGACCACGTACCCGGCGATCATCATTGTGGAGAAAAGGGAGCCGGCATCCGACCACAAGATCCTCGCCGCCGAGGCGGAATCCCTCGA
The Dissulfurirhabdus thermomarina DNA segment above includes these coding regions:
- a CDS encoding Eco57I restriction-modification methylase domain-containing protein, with product MRRHRGSVRQASAGRHSEWLALVEMSGLMFSEPVLEEKIGELPRLEPAKLKSLRKAWDRYNLRPGMIPTDVHREWIEFVLGQLLELQEPRWRTGPRMGERFVVVLPELGQTLAPERVLVDLDDSPLMLFSVYPRGMNLDKVESETGRWRASPTTKFSRLLVETDVPIGLLTNGDDWRLVYAPRGAAMATVTWDARSWLDRLPTLDAFVCLLDARRWFTESEDRSLLAIIRESQDRQADVTDQLGEQVGQAVELFVRALDVADRETGGRLLDGIPEATVFEASLTLMMRLVFLLYAEENRLLPHGNPFYDQSYGVVHLWKELSAQRRIDREGMRQRFDAWDRLLALFRIIHAGCDDPDLNLRAYGGHLFDPDAFPFLEGRRPGSTWQDGDILEPPRITNETVWQLLKALRIARVGGRRGIPQRVSYRTLDVEQIGHVYEGLIESTVVRAGQEPEWFWQGREELRERDDGWRVVFDAPGQPIRPLVEIDDLEGDALIAWLKGVTGKTPAAIRRALANQRPPDETDSPPPEVDDEEDSGDEPVPERVRKVAPFLARPGIIEPGSLYVIGQGGFRKRQGTYYTPAWVTRFIIERTLEPLVHDGDGEARRVRKPEEILALNVCDPAMGSGAFLVQACRYLAEKLVESWELIESGKPDVRLTVTGEVSRGHPEEQLVPEDRDDRMALALRLVVNRCIYGVDINPLAVELAKVSLWLATLSKNEPFTFLDHRLKCGNSLIGTGRLEHERYPAGNIDAPARDQWSCWKRDNAPRDARKALNALHRFIIKEAREKKAGVRPLPFGEPPHMETVTAHASRILDEIERMPVRDQDAKEERYRALERDAGFQGLRRMFDGWCALWFWPVDGNTTVVDVPTPHDWEVYRWCMFQDEKALLDEKHRRWRNTATAVSIAERFFHWELEFPDVFTGECGGFDAVFGNPPYVRMEFLKPYKHYLKTHYRCHTDRADLFIYFYERAIGTLLREGGIMGFISSNTWLKTGSGKALREYLQEKAAGREFLDFGDLQVFRGVTTYPAIIIVEKREPASDHKILAAEAESLEDTDLSGRLKSVGILVPQKELDPAAWRFEDRRIARLREKILSAGIPLKEYCGSPLYGIKTGLNEAFVVDRATRDRLIAEDPKSEEILKPFLEGKDLKPWRAEPRDLWLIYTWHGIEIDRYPAILEYLRPFRKRLEARATSHAHAWYELQQPQRAYVPAFENPKIVYIEIADRGAFSIDDTGSYLNATAFAIPVKDYYLLALLNAKLIWFFWSGICTVLRGGFLRLKTQFLEKTPIPTPSVKLRRKLEQISEELSRNHCHSANKSHLEAELNGLVFDLFDLDAEERRLVEEAVK